One Sporosarcina sp. FSL W8-0480 genomic window, TTGAGAATTTCATTTAATGTGAGTTGATCTGCCAATCGTGCGATCCGTCTTTTCATTTCTGAAACAGGCAACCCATCCAATGTGAGTGGCAAGACAATATTCTCTTCAACAGTCAGCATTTGGAGCAAATTGATGTCCTGAAAGACGAAGCCGAAATTACGTCTTCTAAAGAGCGCCAATTCATTGCCATTCAACGATTCGGGTTCAATCCCGTCGATCAGAACCTGTCCGTAAGTGGGCATATCTATCGTCGAAATGACGTTCAACAACGTCGTCTTGCCACTGCCGGACGGTCCCATTATTGCGATGAATTCCCCTTCCTCCGCTTCGAAATCCAGCCGATTTAGCGCACGATGGATCACTTTACCTTCATAGATTTTCGTTATCTGCTTCAGTGCTAAAATTGTGCTCTCTGTCATCCGCCTCACCCATCTCTCCATTTGTAAACAAAAGCTTTACCGTCGTTCCTTTTCCAACTTCCGATTCAATCGCCATTGGGTGTCCAAGTTTTCCGCACACTTCGTCGGCAATATAAAGGCCCATCCCAGTCGATTCACCCGTGAGCCTTCCGTTCTCACCTGTAAAAAACGCCCTCGTCACCCGCTTCAGATCAGCTGCCGGGATGCCTATTCCTTCGTCACGGATCGTCAATTCAAATCCCTTTTTCGTATGCTCTGCTGATAAATACACTCGCTTTCCCTCGCCGAATGTGTACTTCACAGCATTTGTGATGAATTGGCCGATGACGATTTTCATCCATTTCGGGTCGGTCGCAACGACCAATCTCTCATCAATTGATATAACCGGAAACACTCCGTTTGTGATGAACAACCGTTTATGATCCGTCACGATTTGTTGGATAAGACTCTTCAAAACAACCCGTTCGATATGCATATCTTCTTCAAACGTCCCAAGCCTTGCGTTCACAAGTACAGCATCCAATCCCCGCTGGATTTTCTCCACTTCTTCCCGGACACTTCGTTTATCAAGCTCACCGTCTTCCTGAAGAAGCAAATTAATGACAGAAATCGGCGTCTTCATCTGATGCACCCATTGATTTATAAAATTGAGCTGCCGATGCTGTGACGCATAAAGGGTCTGCACTTCATTCTGATGCAGACTATACAAATCACGCATGAAATCCGAAGACCTTTTCTGTTCGGACGTTTTCACATTCCGGATGAGCGCATCTTCCATCTTCGTCGGTTTTCGAATAATCGCATTGTAATACGATCTCCTTGTGATGAATTTCGCTCCAAGAAACGCCCCCAACAACAGCATGCTAATAATGATCGAATAGATCATCGTATTGATGCCGGTGAATCCATCCAACCAATACAAAATGATTATGAACGATATGAGGAACATTTCGAAGATGACCCATGACAAATATTCTTTTAGGAATAAACGGATCTGCCTCATGATTCCTCCGGCGCCACTAAAAGACGATAGCCTGTGCCACGTACCGTCTCAATAGTTGACTTGACACCATAATCAGAGAGTTTCTTCCGCACACGTGTCATATTCACATTCAATGTATTTTCATCGACAAACGATTGATCATCCCATAATTCCTCAAGAAGCGTCTCTCGCGACACCACTTTCGGAGATGCATCCATTAGCAGTTCAAGAATTACACATTCTTTCTTCTGAAGCGGAATCGCCTCGTCGCGTAAATGCAGCTCCATCCGTTCGATGAACAACTCAAGCGCACCTTGTTTCACAGTCCGCTCCCCCTGATTCGGCGCATACTCCCCGTACGCCCTCCTCAAATGGCTCCTGATCTTCGCAAGGACGATCTCGTAATGAAAAGGTTTCGTGATGAAATCATCCCCACCATTCTCAAGCGCAAAAACTTGATCCATATCCCCTGAGCGGGCTGAAATATAAATGATCGGGCATCGCGTATGCTGCCTCAACTGACGGCACCAATAATACCCATCATAAGAAGGCAAATTTATATCAAGCAAAATCAAATGCGGATCAAACGCCAAACACTCCGTGTCCACATTATCAAAATCCTCCACAATTGCCACATCATACTGATACTTCCGAAGCGTCTCCGCCAATAAATGCGAAATCTTCTTATCATCTTCCACAATAAAAATACGGTGATTCGCCATCGCAAATTCCCCCCTAACTAGTTCCCTTATTATATCGTATCATTCGAAAATGCGCTCGGCATCGGTGCACCGACTTGGCATTCCACATATTCGTACCAACAAACACGCCAACACCCTTTCCACAAATCCAACATATACTAAAGCAAAAGAAAAAAACCGGCATGCACCGGTTTTCATCTGAATCAATAAATTAAGTTAACAAATTCTTCTTTCGTAATTCCACCAAGGATCGTCGGAATGTCGACTCCTTCAATCGCATTGCTGATAGATTCACGATCGTATTGCACATTTTTCAAACTATCTTCAACGACCTGAACTTCACCTACTCCGAAGAAGTCGCCGTAAATGTTCACGTCTTGGATATTTCCATTTTCGACTTGAAGGCGAACATCGATGCCGCCAACAGGGAAACGGTGGGAATGTTGCACGTTGAATTTAGGCGATTTTCCATAATTCCAGTTCCAGTTTCCGTAACGCTCAGCTGACAGTGCATGGATATTTTCCCAATCCTGCTCAGTCAACTCCCTGTATTGAATATTCTCTTCACCACCGAAAATCGAGACCAAAATGTTCATGCGGAACTGTTCGATTGTCATCGGCTCTTCGATGAACTCAGAGATGTTCGCAACACGGCTACGAATCGACTTGATCCCTTTTGATTCGATCTTGTCCTTCCTGACACGCAGTGCCGAAACGACCCGCTCGATTTCAGTGTTGAACATAAGTGTTCCATGAGTGAACATCCGTCCATGTGTTGCAAATTGCGCGTTGCCCGAAACTTTACGCCCTTCGACAAGAATGTCATTTCGGCCCAATAGTTCCGCTTTTACACCCATTTCTGCCAACGCCTTGACAACCGGCTCCGTGAACTTCTTGAAGTTGCGGAAAGAATCTCCATCATCTTTCGTAATGAAACTGTAATTAAGGTTTCCTAAATCATGGTAAACAGCGCCGCCTCCGGATAGTCGGCGGACGACATGAATGCCGTTAGCATCGACGTACTCTGTATTGATTTCCTCGACGGTGTTTTGATTTTTCCCGATGATGATTGAAGGTTCGTTAATATAGAACAGTAAAAACGGGTCTTTATCAACATCCATGTTTTTCAGTACATACTCCTCGATCGCGAGGTTGATACGTGGGTCTGTTATGCCTTTATTATCAACGAAGAACACAGTAATTGCCCCCTATGTAATTAAACTCATCTCTATTTTATCCGAAATCGCAAAATAAGTCTTGACATTTGTTCATTTGTTATAATACACTCGAAATATTAATCTTAGTTATAGAACACAATAGATGATGAGTTGCCGGTCGGGAGTATCGTCCATTTTTTTTATCCCATGTGTTATATTACAAACACCTATATTCAATTTAGTGTTACTACAGAAAAGATTGGAGGGATTGTTATGCTGGAGAATGTCATTGAGTTTTTCAAAAACCTACCACCGAAAACCTGTATTACTTGTGGAAAAGAGATAGAGGAACAGCATGAATGCTATAGCAATAAATGCGACGAATGCAATATAATTTAGTGAACATAAAAGCAGCTGAGAACGCAAACTCAGCTGCTTTTATTCATCCAACAAATCCGGCTCATTCGTATGAACGCCATTAACCCCCATCGCCTTTAGACGCAACGCCACTTCCGCATCATTCACTGTATATGCATGCACGACAAGCCCTTCTTTATGCATTTTATTCACAAATGAAGGCGTGATCGCTTCATAACTGACACCGACGCCCGATGCATAGGAGAGCAGATCTTTCAACTCCTTCTTCGAAATTTCAGCTTCCTCATCTTCATCGAAGGAAATCAATTGCAGCAATGGAATTGCCGGCTCTAACTTATGCACTTCCTTCAGCGCCTTTTTATCGAATGAATGGATGACAGCCTTCGGATGCCCTTTACTGTCTTTCTCGATCAATTCATATTCCTTCATCAGATCGACAAGCTTTTTTTCAATCCCAACATATTGTTCCGTGTCCTTCAATTCGATGACATAATGGATATCATTCTCCATTTCATCGAAAACTTCTCGCAACGTCGGAATTTCATAAGCATCCTTGTCACGACCCGTCACTGCTACTATTTCGCCCTTTTCTTGATTGGCGTTCAACTCTTTCAGTTCCGTTAGAGTAAAGTCCTTTATCTTACCGATCGATTCCGTCGTCCGGTCGACTTCGTCATCATGCATGACGATCAGTTCCCCGTCTTTTGTCAAATGAACATCAAGTTCTATGTAATCAGCATCTAATTTTTCCGCAAGCTCGAATGACGGTAGCGTATTTTCCGGTTCATAAGCCGATGCGCCACGATGGCCGACTATGATGAACCCGTCTTCGGGCATGGGATTATCCCAATCTGCCCCAAAGGAGCAAGCCGACAAAAGAATAAGCACAATACATATTCCGATTATTTTCTTCATCAAATCCTCTCCTTTAAATCAAAAAGTCCGCACAGGGCGGACTTTCATTTAATTATGAAACAGCTCTTGGATGACTTCTTTTACAGCTGCTTTTCCTTGGTTTACACAGTCTGGCAAGCCGACCCCATCATAGGATGCGCCCGCCAATTTGACGTTAGGGAATTCTTTTTTCAATTCAGCGCGAGCTTCGTCAACCCGCTGACGATGACCGACCCTGTATTGAGGTCGATCCTCTTTGAATCGTGTAATGACTGAGAAATCGGGTTTGCCTTTGATCGTAAGAACTTTACCAAGGTCTTCAAGTACGATCTTCTCGATTTCACCATCCGGTAAATCTACGATGGCTTCTTCCCCTATCCGCCCGACGAATGCACGCAGCAAGATTTTCCCTTCCGGCGTCGTTGTCGGCCATTTCCGATGAACCCAAGTACAAGCCGTTATGGAATAATCATTGCTTCTTGAAACAAGGAAACCCGTGCCTTCCTTGTCCTGGATGACGGCATCTTTAGGAAATGCGAGAGCGACAGTTGCAACGGATGTCGTCTGGATTTCCTTCAAGCCTTCAAGCAGTCCGTGAGCGGCGAATAGTTGCTGGGCAGCCATATGGCCCGTCGTCACGATGACAGCGTCTGCCAAAACGACTTCCCCGTTATTCAACTCAAGAACGGTTTGGTTCCCCTTCTTCGAAATGCTTTCGATGCGGATACCCTTCTTCACCGTTCCCGGGGGTAGTTGCTGTTCTGTAGCTTCTACGATTGTTTCAAGGCC contains:
- a CDS encoding ABC transporter ATP-binding protein, which encodes MTESTILALKQITKIYEGKVIHRALNRLDFEAEEGEFIAIMGPSGSGKTTLLNVISTIDMPTYGQVLIDGIEPESLNGNELALFRRRNFGFVFQDINLLQMLTVEENIVLPLTLDGLPVSEMKRRIARLADQLTLNEILNRRPDELSGGQAQRTAVGRALIHKPKLILADEPTGNLDSKSAKEVLELLSYINQTEGTTIIMVTHDPIAASYCDRVLFIKDGEFFNEIYKDERRQTFFQRILNVLSLLGGNVHDLR
- a CDS encoding sensor histidine kinase; the protein is MRQIRLFLKEYLSWVIFEMFLISFIIILYWLDGFTGINTMIYSIIISMLLLGAFLGAKFITRRSYYNAIIRKPTKMEDALIRNVKTSEQKRSSDFMRDLYSLHQNEVQTLYASQHRQLNFINQWVHQMKTPISVINLLLQEDGELDKRSVREEVEKIQRGLDAVLVNARLGTFEEDMHIERVVLKSLIQQIVTDHKRLFITNGVFPVISIDERLVVATDPKWMKIVIGQFITNAVKYTFGEGKRVYLSAEHTKKGFELTIRDEGIGIPAADLKRVTRAFFTGENGRLTGESTGMGLYIADEVCGKLGHPMAIESEVGKGTTVKLLFTNGEMGEADDREHNFSTEADNENL
- a CDS encoding response regulator transcription factor gives rise to the protein MANHRIFIVEDDKKISHLLAETLRKYQYDVAIVEDFDNVDTECLAFDPHLILLDINLPSYDGYYWCRQLRQHTRCPIIYISARSGDMDQVFALENGGDDFITKPFHYEIVLAKIRSHLRRAYGEYAPNQGERTVKQGALELFIERMELHLRDEAIPLQKKECVILELLMDASPKVVSRETLLEELWDDQSFVDENTLNVNMTRVRKKLSDYGVKSTIETVRGTGYRLLVAPEES
- a CDS encoding lipoate--protein ligase → MFFVDNKGITDPRINLAIEEYVLKNMDVDKDPFLLFYINEPSIIIGKNQNTVEEINTEYVDANGIHVVRRLSGGGAVYHDLGNLNYSFITKDDGDSFRNFKKFTEPVVKALAEMGVKAELLGRNDILVEGRKVSGNAQFATHGRMFTHGTLMFNTEIERVVSALRVRKDKIESKGIKSIRSRVANISEFIEEPMTIEQFRMNILVSIFGGEENIQYRELTEQDWENIHALSAERYGNWNWNYGKSPKFNVQHSHRFPVGGIDVRLQVENGNIQDVNIYGDFFGVGEVQVVEDSLKNVQYDRESISNAIEGVDIPTILGGITKEEFVNLIY
- the yhfH gene encoding protein YhfH, which gives rise to MLENVIEFFKNLPPKTCITCGKEIEEQHECYSNKCDECNII
- a CDS encoding glycerophosphodiester phosphodiesterase family protein, giving the protein MKKIIGICIVLILLSACSFGADWDNPMPEDGFIIVGHRGASAYEPENTLPSFELAEKLDADYIELDVHLTKDGELIVMHDDEVDRTTESIGKIKDFTLTELKELNANQEKGEIVAVTGRDKDAYEIPTLREVFDEMENDIHYVIELKDTEQYVGIEKKLVDLMKEYELIEKDSKGHPKAVIHSFDKKALKEVHKLEPAIPLLQLISFDEDEEAEISKKELKDLLSYASGVGVSYEAITPSFVNKMHKEGLVVHAYTVNDAEVALRLKAMGVNGVHTNEPDLLDE
- the hemY gene encoding protoporphyrinogen oxidase, with protein sequence MNEQKKKVVIIGGGITGLSAAFYMQKAAKEQNLPIEIMLIEASNRLGGKIQTVRRDGFVIERGPDSFLIRKKSMEEFAKDLGIEGELVRNATGQAHILVNGRLQPIPPGSVMGIPTKMSPFLGSGLFSLTGKLRAAGDLFLPRSGVEGDQSLGKFFRRRFGSEIVENLIEPLLSGVYAGDIDHMSLQSTYPQFYQVEKKHRSLILGMRKTTPKQVPQKGGHGASKEGAFHSFRNGLETIVEATEQQLPPGTVKKGIRIESISKKGNQTVLELNNGEVVLADAVIVTTGHMAAQQLFAAHGLLEGLKEIQTTSVATVALAFPKDAVIQDKEGTGFLVSRSNDYSITACTWVHRKWPTTTPEGKILLRAFVGRIGEEAIVDLPDGEIEKIVLEDLGKVLTIKGKPDFSVITRFKEDRPQYRVGHRQRVDEARAELKKEFPNVKLAGASYDGVGLPDCVNQGKAAVKEVIQELFHN